In a single window of the candidate division WOR-3 bacterium genome:
- a CDS encoding DUF3795 domain-containing protein, whose amino-acid sequence MPEMLSYCGIDCNACPALIATRTNDSALRAKTAVEWSRSFGHDFKPEEINCTGCAGEGAHLYYCDAMCEIRKCARGRGLASCADCADYACATLAGFQKNAPEAKARLDAVRARRGSASPT is encoded by the coding sequence ATGCCCGAGATGCTAAGTTACTGCGGCATAGACTGCAATGCCTGCCCGGCTCTAATCGCGACACGGACCAACGACTCGGCCCTGCGCGCGAAGACCGCTGTCGAATGGTCCAGGTCGTTCGGCCACGACTTCAAACCCGAAGAGATCAACTGCACCGGCTGCGCCGGCGAGGGCGCGCACCTCTACTACTGCGATGCGATGTGCGAGATCCGCAAGTGCGCCCGAGGCCGCGGGCTGGCCTCCTGTGCCGACTGCGCCGACTACGCCTGCGCGACTCTTGCCGGGTTCCAAAAGAACGCACCCGAGGCAAAGGCACGGCTCGACGCCGTCCGCGCGCGGCGCGGCAGCGCATCCCCGACCTAG
- a CDS encoding glycosyl transferase: MFVAEVLGLSLGSLALSWVGAYVVTRRAGRGAPMDVPVARSSHARPTVTGGGIGLALALCLSLLLISVFRHGHPQGEIGLFSVATVVVAAVGLWDVYRDPPGHWRLFLELGAAGMVMGAGMGIYQFQMPWGPSFALWWAAVPLTLLWMTGVTNLYNFIDGVDGLASILGIVYASGIAVAAFTTGHPDEVLVALVVAAACLGFLWFNFPPARVFMGDVGSLTLGFVFSVLAMRLSASSLRPVPLVFFLILYSSFLFDTSYTILRRAFRGEEFWLAHRTHLYERLNRIGWSHLHVTLLYLGLGLVSLLLALGYLRAGPAVRTALVGLQLLICAGQLVFVKAVEGSEYVLIHRRPKPTLKQQ, translated from the coding sequence GTGTTTGTAGCCGAGGTGCTGGGCTTGAGCCTGGGCTCGCTTGCCTTGTCTTGGGTCGGCGCATACGTCGTGACGAGGCGGGCGGGGAGAGGAGCGCCGATGGACGTTCCCGTCGCCCGGAGTTCCCATGCGCGACCGACGGTCACCGGCGGCGGTATCGGGCTGGCGCTGGCGCTCTGCCTGTCTCTGTTGCTGATTTCCGTGTTCCGCCATGGCCACCCGCAGGGAGAGATCGGCCTGTTCAGTGTCGCCACGGTTGTCGTCGCTGCCGTCGGCCTGTGGGATGTCTACCGTGACCCGCCCGGGCACTGGCGGCTGTTCCTGGAGTTGGGCGCTGCCGGGATGGTCATGGGTGCCGGGATGGGAATCTACCAGTTCCAGATGCCCTGGGGTCCTAGCTTCGCGCTCTGGTGGGCGGCAGTCCCGCTGACCCTGCTCTGGATGACCGGTGTGACTAACCTCTATAATTTCATCGATGGCGTGGACGGGCTGGCGTCCATTCTCGGCATCGTCTATGCGTCGGGAATCGCCGTGGCCGCGTTCACCACCGGGCACCCGGACGAGGTGCTCGTCGCCCTGGTGGTCGCCGCGGCGTGCCTGGGGTTCCTCTGGTTCAACTTCCCGCCGGCCCGGGTGTTCATGGGCGACGTGGGCAGCCTGACGCTCGGGTTCGTCTTTTCGGTCCTGGCGATGCGGCTTTCCGCCTCGTCGCTGCGGCCGGTTCCCCTGGTCTTCTTCCTGATTCTCTACAGCAGCTTCCTGTTCGACACCAGCTACACCATACTGCGTCGCGCCTTCCGAGGCGAGGAGTTCTGGCTGGCCCACCGTACCCATCTCTACGAACGGCTCAATCGCATCGGCTGGAGTCATCTGCACGTGACCCTGCTCTACCTGGGGCTGGGCCTGGTTTCTCTGCTGCTGGCGCTCGGCTACCTGCGTGCCGGCCCCGCGGTTAGAACCGCACTGGTTGGCCTCCAACTGCTCATCTGCGCCGGGCAGTTGGTGTTTGTGAAGGCCGTCGAGGGGAGCGAGTACGTGCTGATCCACCGGCGACCGAAGCCGACACTGAAGCAGCAATGA